The Oncorhynchus tshawytscha isolate Ot180627B linkage group LG16, Otsh_v2.0, whole genome shotgun sequence nucleotide sequence CTCCTGACTCTGCTGGAGAACATGGCAGGCAGCTGCTACGAGCCCATGCCTGCTACCCTGGTTGGGGGCCTGAACCTTGGCCAGGGAGCCAGTGTCCCAGGGCAGTCCTTACTCCTGCTCCATGAGGGCGAGCGCAAGGCCTCCTGCCTGAAAGCGGGCATGCTGTGGCAGGGCTGGGAGGTCTCGGAGGACActcttctcctctgcctctgctgcctgctCCTGGCCGAGGAGACTGCAGTGTTGGGGCCCTATCTAGCCCTGGGAGGGCCCTCGGGGCCCCCGCTGCGCCTGCTCTTCCTACTCTGTGTCTCCCTACTGGGTCTGTGGCTGTTTCTGCTGCTCTGTCTGCTGGCTTACTTCCCGCAGTTCCCCTCCCAGCTTCTGGGGGGAGCTCTAGGGTGTTTGGGCTGGAGGGGGCTGTATCAGGGTTGGTATCGCCTGCAGCCCAGCTGGTGCTGTCCTGGGTGGCCTGGAGAGGGACTTCTCATCACAACTCAGCCGCACAGTGAAAGGGGTGTTCATGACGTGTGGCCAAAGTATTGATGTCTTTGGCTAAAATATTATTTGCACCCCAGATCAAAATAAGAATGGATATGACTTCACAGCAAAAAGGGCTCTTTGCTTGATATTTTATAAAAACTAAAAGTAACATTTTCATTTGCTTTATAGTCAATGTGATAACTCCTAACATCAAGAACATCGAATTGGATAACAGGAAGATTATTTATGTACATTACCACAGAATTGAGAAAGTCAAACTTTCATAAGCAAAATATTGAAATACTTTCAAATCTCACCATGAAGCATTAAAAAAAGACTCACTTGATGTTATGCCAGTTATCACTACTTTAATTTTGAAATTGAATAAATTGATTGTGTAATACAGCAGTTTTTTTGGTTATGAAATTGAAAACGTTTTTAAATCCACTGTGTCTGAAGGTATTCAGTTAGGAAACAAGCATTTCAACATGTTACACTACACGATTTGTATCATAACATGTGAATGGGTGAGTAAGAGTGTGTCGCTATATTGCTGTCTCCAGTGGATGTTCACAAGAGTCAGTTGATCAGTAGATGAGGGCCTTGCAGTCCCCTCTGGGCTTCTTGATCTTGTCATAGTTCTTGttgatgatgtcaaacagcaagGCCTGGTGAATGGGTGACAGAAATAGCAGGGTAATTACATCACTGAAAGCCTTTCATCATTAGATTGGATAagatagatttttatttattgtcTGTTTCACACAGATATTTGCTTTACGTCAAGAAAATGCACCGCGATAGACCCATCAAACATACAaattcatcatcatcaccacctacAATGACCCTTCTTTTTCCAACAAGGGCATCAAACAGAGGAAGACAGGTAGGTAAGTACAATGTGAGGAGCAGGAGAGGCATTGGTAATTATAAACTCAAATCAATTTGTTCGCTTGATAACAGGGTTTG carries:
- the LOC112215303 gene encoding fat storage-inducing transmembrane protein 1, whose product is MAKDQNGPVKLAMMVLNSVLVVVTDLWAGLLGSAVFRRHFHLLLSGVVLFGPVLSLWVSKYSIFANRNHYLYRMFLRSGWAWTCVFTGSFVFVLSFSIRRSLSLSVRHLSRIATVGALWWGSRSLLTLLENMAGSCYEPMPATLVGGLNLGQGASVPGQSLLLLHEGERKASCLKAGMLWQGWEVSEDTLLLCLCCLLLAEETAVLGPYLALGGPSGPPLRLLFLLCVSLLGLWLFLLLCLLAYFPQFPSQLLGGALGCLGWRGLYQGWYRLQPSWCCPGWPGEGLLITTQPHSERGVHDVWPKY